In Fibrobacter sp. UWR3, a single window of DNA contains:
- a CDS encoding roadblock/LC7 domain-containing protein — MSDFTIYSDDVGKVRRLMLAYQASVKADYIVLCHRDGSIIAEVGSLGIDATPLAVLSTASFDSAKQVGLMLGGETFQSVSYSGENRSIYISPVDEALLLVQVFPGSRLPNRIDDFNRLLVEKLVDAVPAFTQNTSKLR, encoded by the coding sequence ATGAGTGATTTTACGATTTATTCTGATGACGTAGGTAAGGTTCGCAGGCTCATGCTCGCTTACCAGGCGAGCGTCAAGGCTGACTATATCGTACTCTGCCATCGTGATGGTTCCATTATCGCCGAAGTTGGCTCTCTCGGTATCGATGCGACTCCGCTTGCCGTGCTCAGCACCGCGTCATTCGACTCTGCAAAGCAGGTCGGACTTATGCTTGGCGGCGAAACGTTCCAGTCCGTATCCTATTCGGGCGAAAACCGCTCCATCTACATTTCCCCGGTCGACGAGGCGCTACTGCTGGTGCAGGTCTTCCCGGGCTCCAGGCTCCCGAACCGCATCGACGACTTCAACCGCCTGTTGGTCGAAAAACTTGTGGATGCCGTTCCCGCGTTCACGCAGAACACGAGTAAACTCAGGTAG
- the rpsT gene encoding 30S ribosomal protein S20: MPQHQSCKKRLRQAEKANAMNRAARAEIRASLKVIRTATSKDAALAEMPKLFRLLDVAANKSRAGFNANRAANYKAKVAKLVNGFA; the protein is encoded by the coding sequence GTGCCTCAACATCAATCTTGCAAAAAGCGTTTGCGTCAGGCCGAAAAGGCCAATGCCATGAACCGTGCTGCCCGCGCAGAAATTCGCGCAAGCCTCAAGGTCATCCGTACTGCTACCTCTAAGGATGCCGCCCTTGCCGAAATGCCGAAGCTTTTCCGTCTGTTGGACGTTGCTGCCAACAAGAGCCGCGCTGGCTTCAATGCGAACCGTGCCGCCAACTACAAGGCCAAGGTCGCAAAGCTCGTTAACGGCTTCGCCTAA
- a CDS encoding acyl-CoA thioesterase, which produces MRNTGLIPGIANDKTPRKVSESALESHAIVHPVDTNALNNAFGGYLMSLMDEAACIVAFKHAGRKVNTVSIDGVRFFRPTAVGTILNIHASMNRVFNTSMEIGLKITETDPENGAELPVAHAYFTFVAIDDNGRPTATAPVEPDSDEARRRYEQALVRREARIELGKKLQ; this is translated from the coding sequence ATGAGAAACACAGGCCTGATACCCGGAATCGCCAACGACAAGACTCCCCGCAAGGTCTCTGAGTCCGCGCTGGAATCGCACGCCATCGTGCACCCCGTCGACACGAACGCGCTGAACAACGCCTTCGGGGGCTACCTGATGAGCCTCATGGACGAAGCCGCCTGCATCGTCGCCTTCAAGCACGCAGGCCGCAAGGTGAACACCGTCTCCATCGACGGCGTGCGGTTCTTCCGCCCGACGGCGGTCGGCACCATCCTCAATATCCACGCGAGCATGAACCGCGTGTTCAACACCTCCATGGAAATCGGGCTCAAGATAACCGAAACCGACCCCGAGAACGGAGCCGAACTCCCGGTCGCGCACGCCTACTTCACGTTCGTCGCCATCGACGACAACGGCAGGCCCACCGCCACTGCCCCCGTGGAACCCGATTCCGACGAAGCCCGCCGCCGCTACGAACAGGCGCTTGTCCGCCGCGAAGCAAGGATTGAATTGGGGAAGAAACTCCAGTAA
- a CDS encoding DegT/DnrJ/EryC1/StrS aminotransferase family protein, translating to MMPFVNLTAQREAYREELETAERAVLDSGCYIGGPEVAALEKELADYCNSGNSDAGSDGAKPGKQGFFGGKEKHFTGKDHAEPETRAIACASGTDALTIALMALGIKPGDEVIVPDFTFIAPAECVAFLGGTPRFADIDPETLLIDPESVKALIGPKTRGIIAVDLFGQVADFNELWEIAVANDLWLLEDAAQAFGATFAPWEGISPNKPWRAGTIGSISITSFYPSKPLGCYGDGGALFTSDPKLEAKIRQIANHGSRERYLHETVGMNSRLDALQAAILRVKLRHLEEELKVRRENARKYGEFFAEYNAGLRASGDIDGAKVVPQKIEYGCTSTYAQYTVLADDRKAFIKKLDKAGIPHCIHYPMPLHKQPCFRGLAQGSENRNAIMASQKAVSLPVCAFTDVDFIINKLRSVL from the coding sequence ATGATGCCATTCGTGAACCTGACAGCGCAAAGAGAGGCCTATCGAGAAGAACTCGAGACCGCAGAACGCGCCGTTCTGGACAGCGGATGCTACATCGGCGGGCCGGAAGTGGCAGCCCTCGAGAAGGAACTTGCGGATTATTGCAATTCCGGGAATTCGGACGCCGGAAGTGACGGCGCGAAACCCGGAAAGCAAGGCTTTTTTGGCGGAAAGGAAAAACATTTTACGGGAAAAGACCACGCGGAACCCGAAACCAGGGCCATCGCATGCGCAAGCGGCACCGACGCCCTCACCATCGCGCTCATGGCCCTCGGGATTAAACCAGGGGACGAGGTCATCGTACCCGACTTCACGTTCATTGCGCCGGCGGAATGCGTCGCTTTTTTGGGCGGCACACCGCGTTTCGCGGACATCGACCCCGAAACGCTCCTGATCGACCCGGAAAGCGTAAAGGCGCTGATCGGCCCCAAGACGCGCGGGATTATCGCCGTGGACCTGTTCGGGCAAGTTGCGGATTTCAACGAGCTATGGGAAATCGCCGTCGCGAACGACCTCTGGCTTTTAGAAGATGCAGCACAGGCATTCGGGGCGACATTCGCTCCGTGGGAAGGCATATCCCCAAACAAGCCCTGGCGCGCCGGCACCATCGGCAGCATCTCGATCACGAGTTTCTATCCCTCGAAGCCGCTGGGTTGCTACGGCGACGGCGGTGCGCTGTTCACCAGCGACCCGAAGTTGGAAGCAAAAATCCGGCAAATCGCGAACCACGGGAGCAGGGAACGCTACCTGCACGAGACCGTGGGCATGAACAGCAGGCTCGACGCATTGCAGGCCGCCATCTTGCGGGTCAAGCTCCGCCACCTCGAAGAAGAACTGAAGGTGCGCCGTGAGAATGCCCGCAAGTACGGCGAGTTTTTTGCGGAATACAATGCGGGTCTTCGCGCTTCCGGCGACATTGACGGCGCAAAGGTCGTGCCGCAGAAAATCGAATACGGATGCACGAGCACCTACGCACAGTACACCGTGCTGGCCGACGACCGCAAAGCATTTATCAAGAAGCTGGACAAAGCGGGAATCCCGCACTGTATCCACTACCCCATGCCGCTGCACAAACAGCCCTGCTTCAGGGGGCTCGCACAGGGCAGCGAAAACAGGAACGCCATCATGGCGAGCCAGAAGGCAGTAAGCCTCCCCGTCTGCGCCTTTACCGATGTAGATTTCATCATAAACAAGCTGAGGTCCGTCCTATGA